In the Polyangiaceae bacterium genome, one interval contains:
- a CDS encoding FHA domain-containing protein produces MAEDQDGNLRIPESLWEQLVTLAKDRGTDPYSLALLWLADAVAGSDPEPSPRAVPSSSAPASAPRRVTVAIGNVEYVVSTSRFIIGRGSSCDLSLDDEAVDAQHASVELEDGMPHLWDLGSKSGVYYGSQRVRRKAIADRDRFRLGSTEIEFRVR; encoded by the coding sequence ATGGCCGAGGACCAGGACGGCAACCTCCGCATCCCCGAAAGCCTGTGGGAGCAGTTGGTGACCCTCGCGAAGGATCGCGGGACCGATCCCTACTCGCTCGCGCTGCTCTGGTTGGCAGACGCGGTGGCGGGCAGCGATCCCGAGCCGTCGCCGCGCGCGGTCCCGTCGAGTAGCGCGCCCGCCTCGGCGCCTCGGCGGGTGACCGTGGCCATTGGCAACGTGGAGTACGTGGTGAGCACGAGCCGGTTCATCATCGGACGCGGCTCGAGTTGCGATCTTTCCCTGGACGACGAGGCCGTCGATGCGCAGCACGCCAGCGTGGAGCTGGAGGACGGCATGCCACACCTCTGGGACCTCGGCAGCAAGAGCGGCGTCTACTACGGGAGCCAACGCGTTCGCCGCAAAGCCATCGCCGATCGCGACCGCTTTCGCCTCGGGTCCACCGAAATCGAGTTCCGAGTGCGATAG
- a CDS encoding DUF362 domain-containing protein: MSEDSKPSRRRVIKWGGALVGATAIGGGTYVLKELRDRGYILRTPNGPPQPMPDHRVEFAATLPRFVIARGKDAAKNTLAALERMGGMKRFVAKGDRVVVKPNIGFDLGEHYAVTTSPVVVATVVRECLAAGAREVIVSDGPVKNLDAAFDKSGIRRAAREAGATVVTPAERDFVNTTLPGWGTWPVLEPYVQADKIINVPIVKHHGLAGTTIGMKAWFGAIGGMRPKLHKRIDEAVAGLAEMMRPTLTVVDATRALMRNGPGGGNLDDVRSFDTVAVSVDPVAIDAWASTLIKPRRKLGWLDLAQARGLGTRDFKSLSPVELSV, translated from the coding sequence ATGAGCGAGGATTCGAAGCCCAGCCGGCGTCGCGTGATCAAATGGGGCGGCGCGCTGGTCGGTGCGACGGCGATTGGTGGTGGTACCTACGTGCTGAAGGAGCTGCGGGATCGCGGCTACATCCTGCGCACGCCCAACGGCCCGCCGCAGCCGATGCCGGATCACCGTGTCGAGTTCGCTGCGACGCTGCCGAGATTCGTGATCGCGCGCGGCAAGGACGCGGCCAAGAACACTCTCGCAGCGCTGGAGCGGATGGGCGGCATGAAGCGGTTCGTCGCGAAGGGCGATCGCGTCGTGGTCAAGCCGAACATCGGCTTCGACTTGGGCGAGCACTACGCCGTCACCACTTCTCCGGTGGTCGTGGCCACGGTAGTGCGGGAGTGCCTCGCGGCCGGAGCGCGCGAAGTCATCGTCAGCGATGGTCCGGTGAAGAACCTGGACGCGGCCTTCGACAAGTCCGGCATCCGTCGAGCGGCCCGGGAAGCAGGCGCCACCGTAGTGACGCCCGCCGAGCGTGACTTCGTGAATACCACGCTGCCTGGCTGGGGCACGTGGCCCGTGCTCGAGCCCTACGTGCAGGCGGACAAGATCATCAACGTGCCGATCGTGAAGCACCATGGCTTGGCCGGAACGACCATCGGCATGAAGGCGTGGTTCGGCGCCATCGGCGGCATGCGCCCGAAGCTACACAAGCGCATCGACGAGGCCGTCGCGGGCTTGGCTGAAATGATGCGGCCAACGCTGACGGTGGTCGACGCGACTCGCGCCTTGATGCGCAACGGTCCTGGCGGCGGAAACCTCGACGACGTGCGCAGCTTCGACACGGTGGCGGTGAGCGTCGACCCGGTGGCGATCGATGCCTGGGCCTCGACGCTGATCAAACCGCGTCGGAAGCTCGGTTGGCTGGATCTGGCGCAAGCGCGCGGCCTGGGCACGCGCGACTTCAAGTCACTATCGCCCGTCGAGTTGTCGGTGTGA
- a CDS encoding serine/threonine-protein kinase: MTDTSPDAAAAVTAPTSGAVERGGAAAEREDAELDPAEALVGATLAERYRVNELLGTGGMGAVYRAEHVHMKKSVAVKVLHREMTYLPEVVARFEREAVAAARIEHPNVAGATDFGRLPDGAFYLVLEYVEGTSLRQLIKDHGVLPVPLALHIARQMADGLAAAHAADVVHRDLKPDNVMLIEREGDPYFVKLLDFGIAKVTTDAEGPALTQLGSVFGTPEYMSPEQAAGTPVDQRSDLYTLGIMLYEMLCGQTPFDDDDLVVVLTRQMTMEPAPLPPSVPASVQALVARLLLKDPDQRIGSAMDLVQRIDGLLLGTPEPVAVSPPMPPLTPSPPSAAAHSVQYGDTVLSLARPPVHAAALPARRGIAASLEPLLQRMPALARRIPVGGHPVPLYGLIGAGAAILLVGFFLVVSAAVAGRRVAAGDARSATAARVAPPPNVKAHIDRAKTGDRQAIAALQARPETERTAPEWYALGRGLAVSGHVKDGLVAYQKALALDPALANDSALLKDVLRAAETPATVNQALDLGVASLGANGADLVYEVYQRTRGRGELAVVSKAAKAQLEGAALRAKASPALLVVLDLNKARGCAAIKPVIARAAKQADARASTKLKALSARRGCGFFGMGDCYSCLRGNSDLSDAIKRAGATPAPRF, translated from the coding sequence ATGACCGACACCTCCCCCGACGCTGCTGCGGCGGTCACCGCGCCCACTTCCGGCGCGGTGGAGCGCGGGGGCGCGGCTGCGGAGCGAGAGGACGCGGAACTCGACCCTGCCGAAGCGCTGGTCGGCGCTACCTTGGCCGAGCGCTACCGCGTGAACGAGCTCTTGGGCACCGGCGGCATGGGCGCGGTGTACCGCGCCGAACACGTCCACATGAAGAAGAGCGTCGCGGTGAAGGTGCTGCATCGCGAGATGACGTACCTGCCCGAAGTCGTCGCGCGTTTCGAGCGCGAGGCGGTGGCTGCAGCACGCATCGAGCATCCCAACGTTGCGGGCGCCACGGATTTCGGGCGCCTTCCCGACGGCGCGTTCTATCTGGTGCTGGAGTACGTGGAGGGCACCAGCTTGCGCCAGTTGATCAAAGATCACGGCGTGCTGCCCGTGCCTCTGGCGCTGCACATTGCACGGCAGATGGCCGACGGGCTTGCTGCGGCGCATGCCGCCGACGTGGTTCACCGCGATCTGAAGCCTGACAACGTGATGCTGATCGAGCGCGAAGGTGACCCCTACTTCGTGAAGCTGCTCGACTTCGGCATCGCGAAGGTCACGACCGACGCCGAGGGCCCGGCCTTGACGCAGCTCGGCAGCGTCTTTGGGACGCCGGAGTACATGTCGCCGGAGCAGGCGGCGGGCACCCCAGTCGATCAGCGCTCGGACCTCTACACCCTTGGTATCATGCTCTACGAGATGCTCTGCGGTCAGACTCCCTTCGACGACGACGATCTGGTCGTGGTGCTCACGCGGCAGATGACGATGGAGCCCGCGCCGTTACCCCCGTCAGTGCCAGCATCCGTGCAGGCACTGGTGGCACGGCTGCTCCTCAAGGATCCGGATCAGCGCATCGGCAGCGCGATGGATTTGGTGCAGCGGATCGACGGCCTGTTGCTCGGGACGCCGGAACCCGTCGCCGTGTCGCCACCGATGCCACCCTTGACGCCTTCACCGCCCAGCGCGGCTGCGCATAGCGTGCAGTACGGCGACACCGTGCTCAGCTTGGCGCGGCCTCCGGTGCACGCCGCGGCACTGCCGGCACGTCGTGGCATCGCGGCCAGCCTCGAGCCGCTGCTGCAACGCATGCCCGCGCTTGCGCGACGCATTCCCGTCGGTGGGCACCCCGTGCCGCTCTACGGTCTGATCGGGGCGGGCGCAGCGATCTTGCTGGTCGGATTCTTTCTGGTGGTCAGCGCTGCAGTTGCCGGGCGCCGCGTGGCTGCGGGTGACGCGCGCAGCGCCACTGCGGCCCGGGTGGCCCCGCCGCCGAACGTCAAGGCACACATCGATCGTGCCAAGACCGGCGATCGCCAGGCCATCGCGGCGTTGCAGGCGCGCCCCGAGACTGAACGGACTGCGCCTGAATGGTATGCGCTCGGCCGGGGCCTGGCGGTGAGCGGTCACGTCAAAGACGGCCTAGTGGCGTATCAGAAGGCGCTCGCCCTGGACCCCGCGTTGGCCAACGACTCGGCGTTGCTCAAGGACGTTTTGCGTGCGGCCGAGACGCCGGCCACGGTGAATCAGGCGCTCGACCTGGGCGTCGCGTCCCTCGGCGCCAATGGCGCTGACTTGGTGTACGAGGTCTACCAGCGCACCCGAGGACGCGGAGAGCTCGCCGTGGTGAGCAAAGCTGCCAAAGCCCAGCTCGAGGGAGCTGCGTTGCGCGCCAAGGCGTCACCGGCGCTGCTGGTCGTGTTGGACTTGAACAAGGCGCGGGGCTGCGCAGCGATCAAACCCGTGATTGCGCGCGCGGCGAAGCAGGCGGACGCGCGCGCCAGCACCAAGCTCAAGGCGCTCAGTGCACGACGTGGATGCGGCTTCTTTGGCATGGGGGATTGCTACTCGTGCCTGCGCGGCAACAGCGACCTGAGCGATGCGATCAAGCGCGCTGGCGCTACGCCCGCACCCAGGTTCTGA
- a CDS encoding metalloregulator ArsR/SmtB family transcription factor: protein MASVDQTVSLLHLLGDTTRVRLLALLSREELTVAELTNITELPQSRVSTHLGRLREAGMLRDRRVGASTFYALNDAAMPSEARQVWGLVQDATQDAVLDADRTRCELLRKARETGSWPDSIAGEMERHYSPGRTWEATAHALLGFVSLGDLLDLGAGDGAIAQLLLPRCRSVTCLDRSEKMVAAAKRRFKGQRGVRLVVGDLVELPFERESFDHVLCSSVLTYVDEPARALSEAARVLRPGGRLVLTTLAAHSHLGVTEAYGHQHAGFSEAVLGDMLVGAGLGVHTCRVTSRERKKPYFEVITAYADKPSAASPHRSAKNGNGTRS from the coding sequence ATGGCCAGCGTCGACCAAACCGTCAGCCTCCTTCACCTACTCGGGGACACCACCCGCGTGCGGCTGTTGGCGCTGCTCAGTCGAGAGGAGCTGACCGTGGCCGAACTCACCAACATCACGGAGTTGCCGCAGTCTCGTGTCTCGACGCACCTGGGTCGACTGCGCGAGGCGGGCATGCTGCGCGATCGCCGAGTCGGCGCGTCCACCTTCTACGCGCTGAACGATGCCGCCATGCCCAGTGAGGCGCGCCAGGTGTGGGGCTTGGTGCAGGACGCGACCCAGGACGCAGTGCTGGATGCCGATCGAACTCGCTGCGAGCTGTTGCGCAAGGCGCGCGAGACCGGATCCTGGCCCGACTCGATCGCCGGTGAGATGGAGCGTCACTACTCTCCAGGTCGAACCTGGGAAGCCACGGCGCACGCCTTGCTCGGGTTCGTCAGCCTGGGCGATCTCCTCGATCTCGGTGCGGGCGATGGCGCCATCGCTCAGCTTCTGCTTCCGCGGTGTCGAAGCGTCACCTGCCTGGACCGCAGCGAGAAGATGGTGGCTGCCGCCAAACGTCGGTTCAAAGGGCAGCGCGGCGTGCGGTTGGTGGTGGGTGACTTGGTTGAACTCCCGTTCGAGCGCGAGAGCTTCGATCACGTGCTCTGCTCCAGCGTGCTCACCTACGTGGACGAGCCTGCGCGCGCGCTGTCCGAGGCGGCTCGGGTGCTGCGACCTGGCGGACGCCTGGTGCTGACTACCTTGGCAGCGCACTCCCACCTCGGCGTCACGGAGGCCTACGGTCATCAGCACGCGGGCTTTTCCGAGGCAGTGCTAGGCGACATGCTCGTCGGCGCTGGCCTCGGCGTGCATACCTGCAGGGTCACCTCCCGCGAACGCAAGAAGCCCTATTTCGAAGTCATCACCGCCTACGCCGACAAGCCGTCGGCGGCGTCACCACATCGCTCAGCCAAGAACGGAAACGGAACTCGCTCATGA
- a CDS encoding homocysteine S-methyltransferase family protein — protein sequence MSRPNIHELLQAAARQRILVIDGAMGTAIQGYKLTEADFRGERLANHGKDLKGNNDLIALSRPDVIERIHADYLEAGADIIETNTFSATRIAQADYDLESLAYDINLESARLARKVADRYSDQTPDKRRFVAGAIGPTNRALSMSPKVEDPGFRAVSFDQVRDAYAEQVRGLIDGGVDILLPETVFDTLNLKAAIVAIEEVFEEKGVVLPVMLSVTITDKSGRTLSGQTLDAFWTSVRHARPISVGINCALGAREMRPYMEELNRIADVLTSCYPNAGLPNAFGEYDEAPDDTGSLLKQFATDGLVNIVGGCCGTTPAHIRAIAEQVRGVEPRAVPELPAVTRYSGLETLTIDRNSNFIMVGERTNVTGSRRFARLVKEGDYNTALEVALDQVRGGANVIDINMDEAMLDSEAAMETFLRLVASEPEISRVPIMIDSSKWSVIEQGLKNVQGKAIVNSISLKEGEADFLDKAKKVRRYGAGVVVMAFDETGQAESADRKFEICKRAYSLLTEKAGFSPHDIIFDPNVFAVATGIEGHNRFALDF from the coding sequence ATGAGTCGACCCAACATTCACGAACTGCTTCAAGCCGCCGCCCGTCAGCGCATTCTGGTGATTGATGGCGCGATGGGCACAGCCATCCAGGGCTACAAGCTGACCGAGGCGGACTTCCGCGGTGAGCGACTCGCGAATCATGGCAAAGACCTGAAAGGCAACAACGATTTGATTGCCCTGAGTCGTCCTGACGTCATCGAGCGCATCCACGCCGACTATCTGGAGGCGGGTGCCGACATCATCGAGACCAATACCTTCAGTGCTACGCGCATCGCTCAGGCCGACTACGATCTGGAGTCGCTCGCCTACGACATCAACCTCGAGTCCGCGCGTCTCGCGCGCAAGGTCGCGGACCGTTACAGTGACCAGACGCCAGACAAGCGGCGCTTCGTCGCGGGCGCCATCGGTCCGACCAACCGCGCCCTGAGCATGTCGCCGAAGGTGGAAGACCCGGGCTTTCGCGCCGTCAGCTTCGACCAAGTGCGCGATGCCTACGCCGAGCAGGTGCGTGGCTTGATCGACGGCGGAGTCGACATCCTGTTGCCCGAGACGGTCTTCGACACGCTGAACCTGAAGGCAGCCATCGTCGCCATCGAAGAGGTGTTCGAGGAGAAGGGCGTCGTGCTCCCGGTCATGCTCAGCGTGACCATTACCGACAAGAGCGGGCGTACCTTGTCGGGGCAGACGCTGGACGCCTTCTGGACCAGCGTGCGCCATGCACGGCCCATCTCAGTTGGGATCAACTGTGCGCTGGGTGCGCGCGAGATGCGCCCCTACATGGAGGAGCTGAATCGCATCGCCGACGTACTCACGTCTTGCTACCCCAACGCGGGCTTGCCCAACGCCTTCGGGGAGTACGACGAGGCGCCAGACGATACGGGCTCGCTGCTCAAGCAGTTCGCCACGGACGGCCTGGTCAACATCGTAGGCGGCTGCTGCGGCACTACTCCGGCGCACATTCGTGCCATTGCCGAACAGGTCCGCGGCGTCGAGCCGCGCGCGGTGCCGGAGTTGCCCGCGGTGACCCGCTATTCCGGGCTCGAAACCCTGACCATCGACCGTAACAGCAACTTCATCATGGTGGGTGAGCGTACCAACGTCACCGGTAGTCGGCGCTTTGCCCGGCTGGTGAAAGAGGGCGACTACAACACGGCGCTCGAAGTGGCTCTGGACCAAGTGCGGGGTGGCGCGAACGTCATCGACATCAACATGGACGAGGCCATGCTCGACTCCGAGGCGGCCATGGAGACGTTCCTGCGCCTAGTGGCCAGCGAGCCCGAGATTTCCCGGGTGCCGATCATGATCGACAGCTCCAAGTGGAGCGTGATCGAGCAAGGGCTGAAGAACGTCCAGGGCAAGGCCATCGTCAACTCCATCAGTTTGAAGGAAGGCGAGGCAGACTTCCTGGACAAGGCCAAGAAGGTGCGGCGTTACGGCGCGGGCGTGGTGGTGATGGCCTTCGACGAGACGGGCCAAGCGGAGAGCGCGGACCGCAAGTTCGAGATCTGCAAGCGTGCGTACTCCTTGCTCACGGAAAAGGCTGGCTTTTCGCCGCACGACATCATCTTCGACCCAAACGTGTTCGCGGTGGCTACGGGCATCGAAGGACACAATCGCTTCGCCCTCGACTTCAT
- the murE gene encoding UDP-N-acetylmuramyl-tripeptide synthetase: MRVVGITGTNGKTTTTSLLAHVVRCAGEPAARVTTLGSWIDDEQLSDQTDVDAFFRCLERARDAGARTLILEITSKALAEGFAHHYPVQVAVLTSFSRDHLDYHGSPEQYLAAKAQLFATMDPSGVAVLPRDGEAGALIAELVPGGAEKKWFSRREADANCVRIAGSEVSWQGTHVRLEDSALARDLGLAHSLRLHGDHFAEDAVAAALAARALGYSREVLGTALASFAGVPGRFELVGQDPPVVVDYAHTPDALERTLTVARQLAGASPVIVVFGCGGERDREKRPQMGEVAARLAHVTILTSDNPRSESADDITAQIAAGAMAAGAVEEDLEALRRMDPAVLDRPRVVAQGDRRKAIAAAISLGRTWNKGVVIIAGKGHEKVQWIGSTSHPFDDVRVARSILEGPSQHEGPG; the protein is encoded by the coding sequence ATGCGCGTCGTCGGCATCACCGGGACCAACGGCAAGACCACGACGACTTCCCTCTTGGCGCACGTCGTGCGCTGCGCCGGTGAACCCGCGGCGCGCGTCACCACTTTGGGTAGCTGGATCGACGACGAGCAGCTGTCGGATCAAACGGACGTCGACGCCTTTTTCCGCTGCTTGGAGCGCGCTCGCGACGCGGGCGCCCGCACCTTGATCCTCGAGATCACGTCAAAAGCGCTGGCGGAGGGCTTTGCGCATCACTACCCGGTGCAGGTCGCCGTGCTCACCAGCTTCTCCCGCGATCACCTCGACTACCACGGGTCCCCGGAGCAATACCTGGCCGCCAAGGCGCAGCTATTTGCGACCATGGATCCGTCTGGGGTTGCCGTATTGCCCCGAGATGGTGAAGCCGGTGCACTCATTGCCGAGCTAGTACCTGGGGGCGCGGAGAAGAAGTGGTTCTCTCGGCGCGAGGCGGACGCGAACTGCGTGCGCATCGCTGGCAGCGAGGTGTCCTGGCAAGGAACTCACGTTCGGCTCGAGGACAGTGCCCTGGCTCGCGATCTGGGGCTCGCCCACAGCCTGCGTCTGCACGGCGATCACTTTGCCGAAGACGCCGTGGCCGCTGCTCTCGCGGCGCGCGCACTCGGCTACTCGCGCGAAGTCCTGGGCACGGCGCTCGCCAGCTTCGCCGGTGTGCCGGGGCGATTCGAGCTCGTCGGCCAGGACCCACCCGTGGTCGTCGACTACGCACACACGCCCGACGCCCTCGAGCGCACCCTCACCGTCGCGCGGCAGCTGGCCGGCGCTTCCCCGGTCATCGTCGTTTTCGGTTGCGGCGGCGAGCGCGATCGCGAGAAGCGCCCGCAAATGGGCGAAGTCGCCGCGCGCTTGGCGCACGTGACGATCCTCACGTCGGACAACCCGCGCAGCGAAAGCGCGGACGACATCACGGCGCAGATCGCGGCGGGCGCCATGGCTGCAGGAGCCGTCGAGGAAGATCTGGAAGCGCTTCGTCGTATGGATCCAGCGGTACTGGATCGTCCTCGGGTGGTCGCCCAGGGTGACCGCCGCAAGGCCATCGCTGCGGCGATTTCCCTAGGACGAACGTGGAACAAGGGTGTCGTCATCATCGCCGGCAAGGGACACGAGAAGGTGCAATGGATCGGGTCGACGTCTCATCCGTTCGACGATGTAAGGGTCGCCCGTTCCATACTCGAAGGGCCGAGTCAGCACGAAGGCCCAGGGTAG